The Methanoculleus marisnigri JR1 genome window below encodes:
- the fdhF gene encoding formate dehydrogenase subunit alpha, which produces MEIKYVSTTCPYCGTGCGFNLVVRDGKVFDVAHWQRAPVNGGKLCPKGRYAHEFINSPDRLTKPLIKKDGGFVEATWDEAYDLIAEKIGSYKPDEVACLSSARTSNEENYLMQKFARVVLKTPHIDHCARLCHASTVAGLAAVFGSGAMTNSITDIAESKCVFVLGSNTFEQHPLIARSIIRAREGGGKVIVADPRLTPTAKQADLYMPFISGTDVAILNGLMQEIIRNGREDKEFIASRTKDFENLKEVVMKDDYSLENVSKTSGIPVESLRTAAEWIATADVATLIYSMGITQHTVGVDNVKSTANLMMLTGNMGRPGGGVNPLRGQNNVQGACDMGALPNVFSGYQKVTDEAAQKKMKEMWGVDELAEGRVGYTVTEMVNVLADESGKLKAMYIMGENPMLSDPDLHHVEEGLKNLEFLVVQDIFLTETGNFADVVLPAACYAEKDGTQTNTERRVQRWKKAQDPPGEAKEDWKIICELGSKMGYPEQFAFESPEAIFNEVAAVTPSYHGMSYARLDPDGLHWPCPTEEHPGTPILHRERFAMPDGLGVFSPIEWKPPAEVPDAEYPYVLTTGRTLWQWHTGTMTRRSWSLEKEAPIGWIEINPEDAKELGIEDEEVVRASTRRGSVEIPARVTPEIIKGVMFIPFHYKEHPANRLTHNALDPVAKIPEYKACAVKVEKITEEA; this is translated from the coding sequence ATGGAAATCAAGTACGTATCGACGACATGCCCGTACTGCGGCACCGGGTGCGGGTTCAACCTTGTCGTCCGGGACGGCAAGGTCTTTGACGTGGCGCACTGGCAGCGCGCACCCGTCAACGGGGGCAAACTCTGCCCCAAAGGACGCTATGCCCATGAATTCATAAACAGCCCCGACCGCCTCACGAAACCGCTGATCAAGAAGGACGGCGGGTTTGTCGAGGCGACCTGGGACGAAGCCTACGACCTGATCGCGGAGAAGATCGGTTCCTACAAACCCGACGAGGTAGCCTGCCTCTCCTCCGCCCGGACATCGAACGAGGAGAACTACCTGATGCAGAAGTTCGCCCGGGTGGTTCTCAAGACCCCGCACATCGACCACTGCGCCCGGCTCTGCCATGCATCCACCGTCGCGGGCCTCGCGGCGGTCTTCGGGTCAGGGGCAATGACCAACTCGATCACGGACATCGCCGAGTCGAAGTGCGTCTTCGTCCTCGGGTCCAACACATTCGAGCAGCACCCGCTCATAGCGCGGAGCATCATCCGTGCGAGAGAGGGCGGCGGGAAGGTGATCGTCGCCGACCCGCGCCTCACCCCCACCGCGAAGCAGGCCGACCTCTACATGCCGTTCATATCGGGCACCGACGTCGCGATCTTAAACGGCCTGATGCAGGAGATCATCAGAAACGGCCGGGAGGATAAGGAGTTCATCGCGAGCCGCACGAAGGACTTCGAGAACCTCAAGGAGGTCGTCATGAAGGACGACTACAGCCTTGAGAACGTCTCGAAGACCTCCGGTATCCCCGTCGAGAGTCTCAGGACCGCGGCCGAGTGGATCGCAACCGCCGACGTCGCCACGCTCATCTACTCGATGGGCATCACCCAGCACACCGTCGGCGTCGACAATGTCAAATCGACCGCCAACCTGATGATGCTCACCGGCAACATGGGCAGGCCCGGTGGCGGCGTCAACCCGCTCCGCGGCCAGAACAACGTCCAGGGCGCCTGTGACATGGGAGCCCTCCCGAACGTCTTCTCCGGCTACCAGAAGGTCACCGACGAGGCGGCGCAGAAGAAGATGAAGGAGATGTGGGGCGTCGACGAGCTTGCCGAGGGCAGAGTCGGCTACACCGTCACCGAGATGGTCAACGTCCTCGCCGACGAATCCGGCAAACTCAAAGCGATGTACATCATGGGCGAGAACCCGATGCTCTCCGACCCCGACCTCCACCACGTCGAGGAAGGGCTCAAGAACCTCGAGTTCCTGGTCGTCCAGGACATCTTCCTGACCGAGACGGGCAACTTCGCCGACGTGGTGCTCCCCGCCGCCTGCTACGCCGAGAAGGACGGCACCCAGACGAACACCGAGCGGCGTGTCCAGCGCTGGAAGAAGGCCCAGGACCCGCCAGGGGAGGCGAAGGAAGACTGGAAGATCATCTGCGAACTCGGGAGCAAAATGGGTTATCCCGAGCAGTTTGCGTTCGAAAGTCCCGAAGCGATCTTCAACGAGGTCGCCGCCGTCACGCCGTCCTACCACGGCATGTCCTACGCCCGCCTCGACCCCGACGGTCTGCACTGGCCCTGCCCGACCGAGGAGCACCCGGGAACGCCGATCCTTCATAGGGAGAGGTTCGCCATGCCCGACGGGCTCGGGGTCTTCAGTCCGATCGAGTGGAAGCCACCTGCCGAGGTGCCGGACGCCGAGTACCCCTACGTGCTCACGACCGGCCGCACACTCTGGCAATGGCACACTGGCACCATGACCCGCCGGTCGTGGAGCCTCGAGAAAGAGGCGCCCATCGGCTGGATCGAGATCAACCCCGAGGACGCAAAGGAACTCGGGATCGAGGATGAAGAGGTCGTCCGGGCGAGCACCCGGCGGGGCTCGGTCGAGATCCCCGCACGGGTCACCCCCGAGATCATCAAAGGCGTCATGTTCATACCGTTCCATTACAAGGAGCACCCGGCGAACAGGCTGACCCACAATGCGCTTGACCCCGTAGCGAAGATCCCCGAGTACAAGGCCTGTGCCGTGAAGGTTGAGAAGATCACCGAGGAGGCCTGA
- a CDS encoding GntP family permease — translation METLIAFAVTLTAITVASLRYRLPPFLTLVGASVLFGFLAGMPAETVIAAITGGAGRIFSILAVVIFCGVGIAQILRESGWIADIVADIRGLVRRPLATAGTAGYLLSVPLMCGITSFVILAPILTHLQRDGRASKTLLYCAGVAGMISYVLLYPAPVVYSTITTLDLLSGRPWDIDLVALPLSLLLLAGLLLALRGRTRPAEPPEEPAAGRDVRPWLPFLVIVGMLAIGSLIPYLHALANINLALLAGLFAALATVPGDVRERALHRGTKNAGIIIFDLAGAGALGGVIAASTFPADVAALVLGTLPITILPFVIAALVQAAQGSRVVTAAVTGSILATIPAVTAINPLALVLMVSAGAFMFSYVSDPFFWLLKRTTGDEFSAVVRNYTLPLSAAGLVTLAAALVVQAVL, via the coding sequence ATGGAGACCCTCATCGCCTTCGCCGTCACCCTCACAGCGATCACCGTCGCCTCGCTCAGGTACCGCCTCCCCCCGTTCCTCACCCTGGTCGGGGCATCCGTCCTCTTCGGCTTCCTTGCCGGCATGCCTGCGGAGACGGTTATTGCGGCAATCACCGGCGGTGCCGGGAGAATATTCTCCATCCTCGCGGTCGTCATCTTCTGCGGGGTCGGCATCGCCCAGATCCTCCGGGAGAGCGGCTGGATCGCGGATATCGTCGCCGACATCCGGGGACTGGTGCGCCGCCCCCTCGCCACGGCGGGAACGGCCGGCTACCTCCTCTCCGTCCCGCTGATGTGCGGCATCACCTCGTTCGTCATCCTCGCCCCCATCCTCACGCACCTCCAGCGCGATGGGCGGGCATCGAAGACCCTCCTCTACTGCGCCGGCGTCGCCGGGATGATATCCTACGTGCTCCTCTACCCCGCTCCCGTCGTCTACTCCACCATAACGACGCTCGACCTTCTTTCCGGCCGGCCCTGGGACATCGACCTCGTCGCCCTCCCCCTCTCCCTCCTTCTCCTCGCCGGACTCCTCCTCGCCCTGCGGGGCCGCACCCGCCCGGCCGAACCTCCGGAAGAGCCGGCGGCCGGGCGGGACGTTCGTCCCTGGCTGCCGTTCCTCGTCATCGTCGGGATGCTCGCGATCGGGTCGTTAATCCCGTACCTCCACGCCCTCGCGAACATCAACCTGGCGCTCCTTGCCGGGCTCTTCGCCGCCCTTGCCACCGTTCCGGGCGACGTCCGGGAGCGGGCGCTTCATCGGGGGACCAAGAACGCCGGGATCATCATCTTCGACCTCGCCGGTGCCGGGGCGCTCGGCGGCGTCATCGCCGCAAGCACCTTCCCCGCGGACGTGGCCGCGCTGGTACTCGGCACCCTTCCCATAACCATACTCCCGTTCGTCATCGCCGCCCTGGTGCAGGCGGCACAGGGATCGAGGGTCGTGACCGCGGCCGTCACCGGCAGTATTCTTGCCACGATCCCGGCCGTCACGGCGATAAACCCGCTCGCCCTGGTGCTCATGGTCTCCGCGGGGGCGTTCATGTTCTCCTACGTCAGCGACCCCTTCTTCTGGCTGCTCAAACGGACGACCGGCGACGAATTCTCCGCTGTCGTGCGAAACTACACCCTTCCGCTCTCGGCGGCGGGGCTCGTCACGCTCGCGGCGGCGCTGGTCGTCCAGGCAGTTTTATGA
- a CDS encoding DNA-methyltransferase: MTKQQRGVGGLAVNTIHTMDCIEGMRRLPAGSVDVIVTSPPYNIGKDYNSYDDRKPREDYLGWLAEFAAGAARVLADDGSFFLNIGGKPRDPWIPFDAVQRFRPHFELQNVIHWVKSIAIEKADMGGYENITGDIAVGHYQPVNSARYLSQCHEHIFHFTKGGDVALDKLGVGVPYQDKSNIGRWKAAERDLRDRGNTWFIPYRTIRSSRPHPTSFPEKLPEMCIRLHGCRPGMLVLDPFMGIGSTALAAIALGADYIGFEIDPEYREIAESRIAGARREKEQN; this comes from the coding sequence GTGACAAAACAGCAGAGAGGGGTGGGCGGGCTTGCCGTCAACACCATCCATACCATGGACTGCATCGAGGGCATGCGGCGCCTCCCGGCGGGCTCCGTCGACGTCATCGTCACGTCGCCGCCCTACAACATCGGGAAGGACTACAACTCCTACGACGACAGAAAGCCCCGCGAGGACTACCTCGGCTGGCTCGCGGAGTTCGCCGCCGGAGCGGCGCGGGTCCTCGCCGACGACGGCTCGTTCTTCCTCAACATCGGCGGCAAACCCCGGGACCCCTGGATCCCCTTCGACGCCGTCCAGCGGTTCCGCCCCCACTTCGAACTGCAGAACGTCATTCACTGGGTCAAGTCGATCGCGATCGAGAAGGCGGACATGGGCGGCTACGAGAACATCACCGGGGATATCGCCGTCGGTCACTACCAGCCGGTGAACAGCGCCCGCTACCTGAGCCAGTGCCACGAGCACATCTTCCACTTCACGAAAGGGGGCGACGTCGCGCTCGACAAACTCGGCGTCGGCGTGCCCTACCAGGACAAGAGCAACATCGGCCGCTGGAAAGCGGCGGAGCGCGACCTCCGCGACCGGGGGAACACCTGGTTCATCCCCTACCGGACGATCCGCTCCTCGCGGCCGCACCCGACCAGTTTCCCGGAGAAACTTCCCGAGATGTGCATCCGGCTCCACGGCTGCCGGCCCGGGATGCTCGTCCTCGACCCCTTCATGGGCATCGGGAGCACGGCGCTTGCGGCGATCGCCCTCGGTGCGGACTACATCGGCTTTGAGATCGACCCGGAATACCGGGAGATTGCGGAGAGCCGGATCGCCGGAGCGCGCCGCGAGAAAGAACAGAACTGA
- a CDS encoding phosphoribosylformylglycinamidine synthase subunit PurQ → MARANNPRALIMSGYGINSEMETQEALMRAGMASDIVHINDLIAGEKTLSDYRLMVFPGGFSYGDDTGAGNAYANRVRNNLWSDVKEFLAGDNLVLGICNGFQILANLGLVPAFDRDRPREIALMPNRKGVLECRFVTLKPAADNLWTKGISHLYCPVSHGEGNFYCSEETLKRIEREGMVAFRYSRDDLSPAGGEYPYNPNGALADIAGVTSADGKVLGLMPHPERAMEFVNLYDWPVRKERLKREKKPLPTESMNMRFFRNIVDSFK, encoded by the coding sequence ATGGCTCGCGCAAACAATCCAAGAGCCCTCATCATGAGCGGCTACGGGATCAACTCCGAGATGGAGACGCAGGAAGCCCTGATGCGGGCGGGCATGGCGTCCGATATCGTCCACATCAACGACCTCATCGCGGGGGAGAAGACCCTCTCCGACTACCGGCTGATGGTCTTCCCCGGCGGTTTCTCCTACGGCGACGACACGGGTGCCGGCAACGCCTACGCAAACCGCGTCCGAAACAACCTCTGGAGCGACGTAAAAGAGTTCCTCGCGGGCGACAACCTCGTCCTCGGGATCTGCAACGGGTTCCAGATCCTCGCGAACCTCGGCCTGGTTCCGGCCTTCGACCGGGACCGTCCCCGCGAGATCGCCCTGATGCCGAACAGGAAGGGCGTGCTGGAGTGCCGGTTCGTCACCCTGAAGCCTGCTGCGGATAACCTCTGGACGAAGGGCATCTCGCACCTCTACTGCCCCGTCTCCCACGGTGAGGGGAACTTCTATTGTTCGGAGGAGACCTTAAAGCGGATCGAGCGGGAGGGGATGGTCGCGTTCCGCTACTCCCGTGACGACCTCTCCCCCGCGGGAGGGGAGTACCCCTACAACCCGAACGGGGCGCTCGCGGACATCGCCGGCGTAACGTCGGCGGACGGCAAGGTTCTCGGGCTGATGCCGCACCCCGAGCGGGCGATGGAGTTCGTGAACCTCTACGACTGGCCGGTGAGAAAAGAGCGGCTGAAGCGCGAGAAAAAACCCCTGCCCACCGAATCGATGAACATGCGGTTCTTCCGCAACATCGTCGATTCCTTCAAATAA
- a CDS encoding phosphoribosylformylglycinamidine synthase subunit PurL, producing MASYVHRIEVQYTRDPRLPTRTERFRSLGFPLRELHLVDVYTIATARRDFSPDELSQIGAQLSNPVVQRYSVDRPTEAGFDYAIEVGFLPGVTDNAGTTAKQTIEDYFGFRFGEGEAVFSSQLYLVSGDLTPESLERLTVALANPLVNRVHVRSREEYAGKGMDAITPFVHLHDLQAAGTVDLDLPDAELARIGKEGILDPATGERRGPLALDLAQLHAIRDYFRGLGRKPTDVELESLAQTWSEHCKHTIFASAMDDVPRGLYKTCIQAATNTVREAKGDDDICVSVFTDNSGAIIFDDEHLVTCKVETHNSPSALDPFGGALTGIVGVNRDTIGFGLGAKPCINIYGYCVGDPDTEPALFRGKNRTNPILPPRRIFEGVVRGIDVGGNCSGIPTPQGWCYFHDRYVGKPLVFAGTVGVMPRANNGRLLHEKQALPGDLVVMVGGRVGKDGIHGATFSSEALDPASPVTAVQIGDPITQKKFSDVIVKEARDLDLYRSITDNGAGGISCSVAEMARESGGCHVLLDRVPLKYPGMAPWEIWISESQERMTLAVPEEKIEAFMDLMKRREVEATVIGTFTDTGRCVVEYGGETVMDVDLDFLHDGLPKKHLRTEPVETAYPEPDFPCPDRLDDLLLAMLARKNICSKEFISTRYDHTVQGGHVLGPVQGAGRVQTTATLTKVVPGSMKGVGLSQGLFPSYSELDPYRMALAAIDAAVRGLIAIGVPLDTIALLDNFCWCSSDEPARLWQLKRAAFGCYDGAVEFATPYISGKDSMFNDFSGYDADSNPVKVSVPPTLLITSIGVHPDVTTAVSMDAKFDGDLVYVVGETGEELGGSEYLAHLGVEGGTVPSLDIETAKVRYGRMTGAIEKNLLASAFPVTHGGLLVALAKVAIAGRAGMDLTITGGMRPDTYLFSESLGRLIVTVAPGDREAFEEIFGGDAHLLGSVGGETFRVSAGKTLIEQPVTAMETAYKAPFGGY from the coding sequence ATGGCCTCGTACGTCCACCGGATAGAGGTACAATATACCCGCGATCCACGGCTGCCGACGCGTACCGAGAGGTTCCGCTCGCTGGGTTTCCCCCTGCGCGAGCTGCACCTCGTCGACGTCTATACCATAGCGACCGCCCGGAGGGACTTCTCCCCCGATGAGCTCTCGCAGATCGGCGCGCAGCTCAGCAACCCCGTCGTCCAGCGGTACTCCGTAGACCGGCCGACCGAGGCCGGGTTCGACTACGCGATCGAGGTCGGGTTCCTGCCCGGGGTCACCGACAACGCCGGGACGACGGCAAAGCAGACCATCGAGGACTACTTCGGGTTCCGGTTCGGCGAAGGGGAGGCGGTCTTCTCGTCGCAGCTCTACCTCGTCTCCGGCGACCTCACGCCCGAATCCCTGGAGCGGCTCACCGTCGCCCTCGCAAACCCGCTCGTCAACCGGGTGCACGTCAGGAGCCGCGAGGAGTACGCCGGGAAGGGAATGGACGCAATCACCCCCTTCGTCCACCTCCACGACCTGCAGGCCGCCGGGACTGTCGACCTCGACCTCCCCGACGCGGAACTCGCACGTATCGGAAAAGAGGGTATCCTCGACCCCGCAACAGGGGAGCGGCGCGGGCCGCTCGCCCTCGACCTCGCCCAGCTCCACGCGATCCGCGACTACTTCCGGGGGCTCGGGCGGAAGCCGACGGACGTCGAGCTCGAGTCGCTCGCCCAGACCTGGAGCGAGCACTGCAAGCACACGATCTTTGCCTCGGCGATGGACGACGTCCCCCGGGGGCTTTATAAGACCTGCATCCAGGCGGCCACCAACACCGTCCGCGAGGCAAAGGGCGATGACGACATCTGCGTCTCGGTCTTCACCGACAACTCCGGCGCCATCATCTTCGACGACGAGCACCTGGTGACCTGCAAGGTCGAGACGCACAACTCCCCCTCGGCCCTCGACCCCTTCGGCGGCGCCCTCACCGGGATCGTCGGGGTGAACCGCGACACCATCGGGTTCGGCCTCGGCGCCAAGCCCTGCATCAACATCTACGGCTACTGCGTCGGCGACCCCGACACAGAACCGGCCCTCTTCCGCGGCAAGAACCGGACGAACCCCATCCTCCCTCCCCGGCGGATCTTCGAGGGCGTCGTCCGCGGCATCGACGTCGGCGGCAACTGCTCGGGCATCCCGACGCCGCAGGGGTGGTGCTACTTCCACGACCGCTACGTCGGTAAACCACTCGTCTTCGCCGGCACCGTCGGCGTGATGCCGCGCGCCAACAACGGGAGACTGCTCCACGAGAAGCAGGCCCTGCCCGGCGACCTCGTCGTCATGGTCGGCGGCAGGGTCGGCAAGGACGGGATCCACGGCGCCACCTTCTCTTCAGAAGCCCTCGACCCCGCGAGCCCCGTGACCGCGGTCCAGATCGGCGACCCGATCACCCAGAAGAAGTTCTCCGACGTCATCGTCAAGGAGGCCCGCGACCTCGACCTCTACCGGAGCATCACCGACAACGGGGCGGGAGGAATCTCCTGCTCCGTCGCCGAGATGGCGAGGGAGTCGGGCGGGTGCCACGTCCTCCTCGACCGCGTTCCGCTGAAGTACCCCGGCATGGCGCCGTGGGAGATCTGGATCTCCGAGTCGCAGGAGCGGATGACCCTCGCCGTCCCGGAAGAGAAGATCGAGGCGTTCATGGACCTGATGAAGAGGAGGGAGGTCGAGGCCACCGTCATCGGGACGTTCACCGATACGGGGAGATGCGTCGTGGAGTACGGCGGAGAGACCGTCATGGACGTCGACCTCGACTTCCTCCACGACGGCCTCCCGAAGAAGCACCTCCGGACAGAGCCCGTGGAGACGGCGTATCCCGAGCCAGACTTCCCGTGCCCCGACCGGCTCGACGACCTCCTCCTCGCGATGCTCGCACGAAAGAACATCTGCTCCAAAGAGTTCATCTCGACCCGGTACGACCATACCGTCCAGGGCGGGCACGTCCTCGGGCCGGTGCAGGGAGCCGGGCGGGTCCAGACCACGGCCACCCTGACGAAGGTCGTCCCCGGCTCGATGAAGGGCGTCGGGCTCTCGCAGGGCCTCTTTCCGTCCTACTCCGAGCTCGACCCCTACCGGATGGCGCTCGCCGCGATCGACGCGGCGGTCCGGGGTTTGATCGCAATCGGCGTCCCGCTCGATACCATCGCGCTCCTCGACAACTTCTGCTGGTGCTCCTCCGACGAACCGGCGAGGCTCTGGCAGCTCAAGCGCGCCGCGTTCGGGTGCTATGACGGCGCGGTAGAGTTCGCAACGCCGTATATCTCCGGGAAAGACAGCATGTTCAACGACTTCTCCGGCTATGACGCCGACTCGAACCCCGTGAAGGTCTCCGTGCCGCCGACGCTCCTCATCACCTCGATCGGCGTCCACCCCGACGTCACGACCGCGGTATCGATGGACGCGAAGTTCGACGGCGACCTCGTCTACGTCGTGGGGGAGACCGGGGAAGAACTCGGCGGGTCGGAGTACCTCGCGCACCTCGGTGTCGAGGGGGGCACGGTTCCGTCCCTCGATATCGAGACGGCGAAGGTGCGCTACGGCCGGATGACCGGCGCGATTGAGAAAAACCTTCTCGCCTCCGCCTTCCCCGTCACCCACGGGGGGCTCCTCGTCGCCCTTGCAAAGGTCGCGATCGCCGGGAGAGCCGGCATGGATCTGACAATCACCGGCGGGATGCGCCCGGACACCTACCTCTTCTCGGAGTCGCTCGGGCGGCTCATTGTCACGGTCGCCCCCGGCGATCGCGAAGCCTTCGAGGAGATCTTCGGCGGCGACGCGCACCTCCTCGGCAGCGTCGGCGGCGAAACGTTCCGGGTGTCGGCAGGAAAAACGCTCATAGAACAGCCGGTGACGGCAATGGAAACTGCATATAAAGCGCCTTTCGGGGGGTACTGA
- a CDS encoding DUF504 domain-containing protein — translation MRTSHRLLLRFYHDPGYDFSRIEVEYADRGAPGDRSTVHGDRVVALDAQYLEVDAGTHVACIPYHRVRRILYDGEIVWERDWP, via the coding sequence ATGCGGACGAGCCACCGGCTGCTGCTCCGGTTCTATCACGACCCCGGCTACGACTTCTCCCGAATCGAGGTCGAGTATGCCGACCGGGGGGCGCCCGGCGACCGCTCGACGGTTCACGGCGACCGGGTCGTCGCGCTCGATGCGCAGTACCTGGAGGTGGACGCCGGGACGCACGTGGCGTGTATTCCGTATCACCGGGTCAGGAGGATACTGTATGATGGGGAAATTGTTTGGGAACGCGACTGGCCGTAA
- the mmp10 gene encoding methyl coenzyme M reductase-arginine methyltransferase Mmp10 (Mmp10 (methanogenesis marker protein 10) is a cobalamin-requiring radical SAM methyltransferase that creates the methylarginine modification to methyl coenzyme M reductase.) has product MSHLTVDLGGRPGLDCRGFCSYCYFKHVKGTTAFGCRYCLPFQKGCDYCTRGVREGYEAFKSLRTVADETLANLQVMSEDVDRITISGGGDPSCYPEFADLVELLGSMEVPLHIGYTSGKGFDDPAIADHLIENGLAEVSYTVFAADPELRRQWMHDPTPEASLAVLDRLCGAIDVYAATVVLPGVNDGKALEDTCAWLEERGAKGLILMRFANRTDQGLILGNAPILEGQRVHAVDEFHEMVTDLNDRFSMKISGTPLGDPSIGSPFAILHEPDLLKKLPRVRKRATVITGSIAAPFLQRLLSIRGSTSRVVAVKKEIACLITADDLAGVNLSKLEDVVILPGRAFVHDAEAQKILSADGVDREVVRGPESLTADAETSMGMTRMEVLDKEMEGFAALINTINRYGL; this is encoded by the coding sequence ATGTCGCATCTCACCGTCGATCTCGGAGGCCGGCCCGGTCTCGACTGCCGGGGATTCTGTTCGTACTGCTACTTCAAACACGTCAAAGGAACGACGGCGTTCGGCTGCAGATACTGCCTCCCCTTCCAGAAGGGCTGCGACTACTGCACCCGGGGGGTGCGGGAAGGGTATGAGGCGTTCAAGAGCCTCCGGACGGTCGCCGACGAGACGCTCGCAAACCTCCAGGTGATGAGCGAGGACGTCGACCGGATCACCATCAGCGGCGGCGGCGACCCGAGCTGCTACCCGGAGTTCGCCGACCTCGTCGAACTGCTCGGCAGCATGGAGGTGCCGCTCCATATCGGCTACACCAGTGGGAAGGGGTTCGACGACCCTGCCATCGCCGACCACCTCATCGAGAACGGCCTTGCCGAGGTCTCCTACACGGTCTTCGCCGCCGACCCCGAACTCCGGCGGCAGTGGATGCACGACCCGACGCCGGAAGCCTCGCTCGCGGTCCTCGACCGGCTCTGCGGCGCAATCGACGTCTACGCCGCAACAGTCGTTCTTCCCGGCGTCAACGACGGCAAAGCTCTCGAAGATACCTGCGCCTGGCTGGAGGAGCGCGGCGCAAAAGGGCTGATCCTGATGCGGTTCGCGAACCGGACCGACCAGGGGCTCATCCTCGGCAACGCGCCCATCCTCGAGGGGCAGCGGGTTCACGCCGTCGACGAGTTCCACGAGATGGTGACGGACTTGAACGACCGGTTCTCGATGAAGATCAGCGGGACGCCGCTCGGCGACCCCTCGATCGGCTCGCCGTTCGCAATCCTCCACGAGCCCGACCTCCTCAAAAAACTCCCCCGCGTCCGGAAGCGTGCAACGGTGATCACCGGGAGCATCGCGGCCCCATTCCTCCAGCGGCTCCTCTCGATCCGCGGCTCGACCTCGAGGGTCGTCGCGGTCAAAAAGGAGATCGCCTGCCTCATCACCGCCGACGACCTCGCCGGGGTGAACCTATCGAAACTCGAAGACGTCGTAATCCTCCCCGGCAGGGCGTTCGTCCACGATGCCGAGGCTCAAAAGATCCTCTCCGCCGACGGCGTCGACCGCGAGGTGGTGCGCGGCCCCGAGTCGTTGACCGCCGACGCGGAGACGAGCATGGGCATGACCCGGATGGAAGTCCTCGATAAAGAGATGGAAGGGTTCGCGGCCCTGATCAACACGATCAACCGCTACGGGCTCTGA
- a CDS encoding type 1 glutamine amidotransferase, which produces MILVVDLCYRDGSLSRDEFVAPVERLLCRIGMAFLTRHYTAIGAPDLDSADAAILCGTALMDTGYTEHPELFRWLLTFERPVLGISSGMLALAAASGGGTGPCREIGMTDVKMLAPDPLFAGQESFPAYTVHDYAVQVPGEFVALAASDRCVQAIRHRSLPLYGLLFHPEVRNEWIVERFSRLAGRQSP; this is translated from the coding sequence ATGATCCTGGTCGTCGACCTCTGCTACCGGGACGGCTCGCTCTCCCGGGACGAGTTCGTCGCGCCGGTCGAACGGCTCCTCTGCCGGATCGGGATGGCGTTCCTCACCCGCCACTACACCGCAATCGGCGCACCGGACCTCGATAGCGCGGATGCGGCGATCCTCTGCGGCACGGCGCTGATGGATACCGGCTATACGGAGCACCCGGAACTGTTCCGGTGGCTTCTTACGTTCGAGCGCCCGGTGCTCGGGATCTCCTCCGGCATGCTGGCGCTCGCGGCGGCGTCCGGCGGCGGCACCGGGCCGTGCCGCGAGATCGGCATGACCGACGTAAAAATGCTCGCGCCCGACCCCCTCTTTGCCGGGCAGGAGAGCTTTCCCGCCTACACGGTGCACGATTACGCCGTGCAGGTTCCCGGGGAGTTCGTAGCGCTCGCCGCCTCGGACCGGTGCGTCCAGGCGATCCGGCACCGTTCCCTCCCCCTCTACGGGCTCCTCTTCCACCCCGAGGTCAGGAACGAGTGGATCGTCGAGCGGTTCTCTAGGCTGGCCGGCCGTCAGAGCCCGTAG
- a CDS encoding diphthine--ammonia ligase encodes MRLGVLFSGGKDSLFACWKAMQKEEVVCLITVVSQNPESYMFHTPNIRLAALQAEAAGLPLVEVETAGEKEEELRDLKRALLAAREQYGIEGVVTGAILSVYQATRVQRVCRELGLWSFNPLWLADQEAYMEELLDAGFRVVIAGVFSSPFDESWLGREIDRRTLDELRAIAQKYQVTLTGEGGELETFVVDAPFFAQKIAIEEASKVYRNYNGVLRIERAGLVAK; translated from the coding sequence ATGAGACTCGGCGTGCTCTTCTCCGGTGGGAAAGACTCCCTCTTCGCCTGCTGGAAGGCGATGCAGAAAGAGGAGGTGGTCTGCCTGATCACGGTCGTCTCCCAAAACCCCGAGAGTTACATGTTCCACACCCCGAACATCCGCCTCGCCGCACTGCAGGCCGAAGCGGCGGGGCTCCCTCTCGTGGAGGTGGAGACGGCGGGGGAGAAGGAGGAAGAACTCCGCGACCTGAAACGGGCTCTCCTCGCCGCCAGGGAACAGTACGGGATCGAGGGGGTCGTCACCGGGGCGATCCTCTCCGTCTACCAGGCAACGAGGGTGCAGCGGGTCTGCCGGGAGCTGGGCCTCTGGTCGTTCAACCCGCTCTGGCTCGCCGACCAGGAGGCATACATGGAAGAACTCCTCGATGCCGGCTTCAGGGTCGTCATCGCGGGCGTCTTCTCCTCCCCCTTCGACGAGTCCTGGCTCGGGCGGGAGATCGACCGCCGCACCCTCGACGAACTCCGGGCGATCGCCCAAAAATACCAGGTCACCCTCACCGGCGAAGGGGGCGAACTCGAGACGTTCGTCGTCGACGCCCCCTTCTTCGCTCAGAAGATCGCGATCGAGGAAGCTTCGAAGGTCTACCGGAACTACAACGGCGTTCTGCGGATCGAGCGGGCGGGGCTGGTGGCGAAATGA